In Bythopirellula goksoeyrii, a single window of DNA contains:
- a CDS encoding PhzF family phenazine biosynthesis protein → MTAIPCWQIDAFTQVPFSGNPAAICWIDCDAPIEWMQAVANEMNLSETAFVRRQADDYSLRWFTPEVEVSLCGHATLASAHALWTADLHSRKEPIRFHTQSGVLTCRLTDETIEMDFPSKPSLNAEPPEGLLEALGLESVVEVRKNGMDHLIVVNRAETVRSLKPDFGKLKSIPTRGTIVTSESDDDSYDFVSRFFAPAVGIDEDPVTGSAHCCLGPYWAAELGKRELVALQASRRKGVVQVRVADNRVILGGQAVTVWRGELEAVPC, encoded by the coding sequence ATGACTGCGATACCATGCTGGCAGATCGACGCCTTCACACAAGTTCCTTTTAGTGGGAATCCTGCCGCCATTTGTTGGATTGATTGTGATGCTCCTATTGAGTGGATGCAAGCCGTCGCCAACGAGATGAATCTCTCCGAGACCGCGTTTGTAAGGCGGCAAGCCGACGACTACAGCCTGCGATGGTTTACTCCCGAGGTGGAGGTGTCCTTGTGCGGTCATGCGACACTCGCCTCGGCGCATGCACTCTGGACTGCAGACCTTCATAGCCGCAAGGAGCCTATCCGATTTCATACACAAAGCGGCGTCCTCACGTGCCGGCTAACAGACGAGACCATCGAGATGGATTTCCCGTCAAAACCATCCCTCAACGCCGAGCCACCCGAAGGCCTGTTGGAAGCCTTGGGCTTGGAGTCCGTTGTTGAAGTCCGCAAGAATGGAATGGACCACTTGATCGTTGTCAATCGAGCCGAGACCGTCCGCTCTCTCAAGCCCGATTTCGGCAAACTGAAATCAATTCCCACACGAGGAACCATTGTCACCAGCGAGTCGGACGACGATAGCTACGATTTTGTGTCTCGGTTCTTTGCCCCGGCCGTAGGCATCGATGAAGACCCCGTCACCGGTTCGGCACATTGTTGCCTTGGACCCTACTGGGCTGCCGAGCTAGGAAAACGTGAGCTAGTGGCGTTGCAAGCCTCGCGGCGGAAAGGAGTCGTTCAAGTGCGCGTCGCTGACAACCGGGTCATCTTGGGAGGCCAGGCTGTCACCGTCTGGCGAGGTGAACTCGAAGCTGTTCCGTGCTAG